From the Candidatus Cloacimonadaceae bacterium genome, the window AAGCTGTCAATATATATTTTTCCTGCAAAGCCCTGATTTTGGACACTAATTGGCTATTTTCCGAAACTCAAATACTATTTTTCAATGAGTTACGATTCCAAAATGACTAAAAACACATTTTTCATGCGAAACTTGGGTTAGGTGAAAATGTAGCGCAGCATGCCGATGCTGCGAAGGTGGAAAGGTGAGACGTGAGATGTGCATTGTGCTGCTGATTGCTTTCGATCGGCGTCAGCTTATCTCATCTCTCATCTCACGCCTTTGTATTTTGGTCATATTCCCTTCGGCAGGGCAAAACGGTCGAATCTTCCTTTTAAATAGAGGCGGATGGCGATAAAATCGGTGAGGGAGACTCCGGTGAAGATCGAGATCATGATCATGAGCTGATACTTGATCGCCACCAATGGAGATGCGCCACCGAGGATTTGTCCCGTCATCATTCCCGGCAGGCTGACGATGCCGATGGAGGCGACGGTCAAAAGTTGCGGCATCAGCGAGGTTTGCAGCGCTTTTTTGAAGGCGGGTAGGGTCGCCTCGCGCAGATTGGCACCCAAAATAATGCGGGTATAATATGCCTTCCAGTTATCCGCCAAGCCGCTTTCAAAGCGTTCCAACGCCAGCGCGCAGCTATTCATGCTGTTGCCCAGAACCATGCCATAGATGGGGATCAAGTAGATCGGCGAATACAAAGGTGCCGGACGCAGGGTCAAAAATATGATCCAGGGCATCACGGTCAGCGAAGTCGTGCCCAAGGCAGTGATGAGGATTGGCAGGATGAGCTTTTTATCCAGTTTGAGGCGTCCGCGCACGGTCCAGACGGCGCTGCTGATCATGATCAGCATCCAGGCGAGGGTGAGGGCGAGATTCATCTTTTGGAAGATGAATTGCAGCACGAGTCCGATCACTGCAAGCTGCACCGCCATGCGCACGAAAGAGATGAGCATTGTCCGGATCAGCGGTACTTTCAGATGCCAGAAGATGAAGGCGGGAATGAAAAGCAGCAGCGACGCGAAGAGCAAACCGAGATAAGTGATGTCCATCGTTCAGCTCCTTTGGTCTTCGACAAGGACGCGGTTGTTTTCGATGCGCCAGATTTTCTGCCAGGATCTCTGCCAGAGGGGATCGTGGCTGACGGCGATCACTGTTTTGGGATAAGTGCCGAAAAGGCAATGGGATATGATGCCGCTGGTCGTTTGATCCAATGCGGAACTAATCTCATCCAGGAGCAGGATTTCCGGCTCGAACTGCAAAGCCCGGATGAGTGCGATCCGCTGTTTTTCTCCGCCGGATAGTTGGGAGCTTTTCTTTTTTAGATATAAGGCATCCAAGGAAAAGGATTCCAGCAGCCGGACAACCGTTTCGCGCCAGGCATCGGAATCGAAAGCGCCCTTTTTGCGGTGAACTTGATAGGTATGCGGTTCCAGAAGAGCTTCGCGCACCGTGACGTCATCCAGCCAAGGTTCTTGCATCACTTCGATAACGTTGCCGCGCAGTTCCTCCGGTTTGTAGTCTCGGATGTCCTTGCTATTGAATACGATGCGTCCCTCGTAATGGGGATTCATCAGATTCAGGATGTGGAGCAGGGACGTTTTTCCGCTTCCGGTGCTGCCCACGATGAGAATCTTGTCCCCCGCGAGGACTTCCAGTTTCGTTTGTCCCAGCAGGGTTTTGTCTTTCCAGGCAAGACTTTGCAGCTCGATGGATAGCTGAATAAGCATATCGTTTCACCTCACGAAAACGAACAAAACATCATGCGGATAACCGTCAAGGCGATAGAAACTTGTCGATGGCTCGGGCGCTGCGGTTTCCATCCGCGATAGCTGTGACGGCATCCGCAGTTCGGTTAAACATATCTCCGCCGATGAAGATCTTGTGGTCGGAGGTTTGCCCCCAACGGTCGGCTTCGATGTTCCATTTGCCAAATGATATATTTGCTTTGGCTTCGCCGTCCATCCACTGAAAGTTCATACCCTGACCGATGGCGGAGGTAACCGTATCCGCGTCAAGGGTTTCGCGGCTGCCTTCGATGGGAATTGGATGCGGGCGCTTGCCATCTCCGTGATCCACCATTTTCGCCATGCAATAGACAAAACGGATGCCTCCCGTGGAAAGGTCTTCGATCTCCAAGGGCACCGCTTGAAACACGAAATTGATCCCTTCCTCAAAGGCTTCGGCGATCTCTTCACGGTCGGCAGGCATATCGATTTCGCGGCGACGATAGAGGACTGTGACGTCCGCGCCAAGGCGTTTCGCAGTTCGGGCTGCGTCCATTGCCACGTTTCCGCCTCCGACAACGATCACTTTTTTTCCAAGCTCGACCGGAATGCTGTTGGTGACATCGCTGAGCAGTTTCAAACCCGAGATCACGGCAACGTGGTCATCTCCTTTGATACCAATGCGATATGGTTCAAAGAGTCCGGTGCTGATGAACACGGAATCAAAAGCGGAGTATAAGCCGTCAAAGGTGATGTCCCTGCCGATGCAGGTATTCAGGTGGATTTTGACCCCCAGGGAAAGGATGAAATCGATGTCTTTATCGAGTTTGTCATAAGGAAGACGATATTCCGGAATGCCATAGCGGAGCATGCCTCCGGCGGCGTGATTTTGCTCGAATATTTCCACTTCATAGCCCATCAATCGCAAGTAATAGGCAGCGCTGAGCCCTCCCGCTCCGGCACCGATGATGGCGATTTTTTTGTCATTGGCAACGATTTCGGAGCTGAGGATTTCGCGGTATTTTTCGCTCTCGACACAGTCCGTCAGATAGCGTTTTAGCCAGCGGATGGAGATCGCTTCGCCACGATGCGCAAGTGCGCAAACGTCCTCGCAGCGACGGGTGCAGATCCTTCCGCAGACGCCGGGGAGAGGATTTGTTTCATAGAGAAACTTAAGCCCGGCTTCGATGTCGTCCTCACGGACGGCTTTGATGTAGGCGGGAATGTTCATGTGGGCGGGACAGGTGGCGGTGCAAATGCCGCATTGGATGCATCGGTCGGCTTCCCTTTTTGCCAGTTCGCGGGAATAGCCTTTCACCAGTTCGATGAAAGAGTTCGCACGTTCTTCGGGATTCAGATGCGGCATCGGAACGCGATCCAGATGCAGCAACTCATAACCTTCGGGACGGACATAGCCGAGGTTGTTATCATCCCAGTCCTTTTTGTCCACGCCGGGGATGTAGCAATATGTTTCCCGGACATCGAGGTCCAAACCCTCTTCCACCCAAGTATAGGCGTTGCTCATGGTCAGCGAGCCGGTGGGGCAGATATCCACGCAAAGCGCACACCAGCAGCACTTTCCATAATCCACTCGGGGACGCAGACCGCTATCGCCGTCCTTGGCATCAGACACAGGCACCATGTCGATAGTGGCGTTTTGGCAGATCTCGGCACAGGTTCC encodes:
- a CDS encoding ABC transporter permease: MDITYLGLLFASLLLFIPAFIFWHLKVPLIRTMLISFVRMAVQLAVIGLVLQFIFQKMNLALTLAWMLIMISSAVWTVRGRLKLDKKLILPILITALGTTSLTVMPWIIFLTLRPAPLYSPIYLIPIYGMVLGNSMNSCALALERFESGLADNWKAYYTRIILGANLREATLPAFKKALQTSLMPQLLTVASIGIVSLPGMMTGQILGGASPLVAIKYQLMIMISIFTGVSLTDFIAIRLYLKGRFDRFALPKGI
- a CDS encoding ATP-binding cassette domain-containing protein, whose amino-acid sequence is MLIQLSIELQSLAWKDKTLLGQTKLEVLAGDKILIVGSTGSGKTSLLHILNLMNPHYEGRIVFNSKDIRDYKPEELRGNVIEVMQEPWLDDVTVREALLEPHTYQVHRKKGAFDSDAWRETVVRLLESFSLDALYLKKKSSQLSGGEKQRIALIRALQFEPEILLLDEISSALDQTTSGIISHCLFGTYPKTVIAVSHDPLWQRSWQKIWRIENNRVLVEDQRS
- a CDS encoding FAD-dependent oxidoreductase; translation: MNLRDLLSPLYVWKRAFEKPYSINTLKHGREAAPGYRGFHKNDAEKCIGCGTCAEICQNATIDMVPVSDAKDGDSGLRPRVDYGKCCWCALCVDICPTGSLTMSNAYTWVEEGLDLDVRETYCYIPGVDKKDWDDNNLGYVRPEGYELLHLDRVPMPHLNPEERANSFIELVKGYSRELAKREADRCIQCGICTATCPAHMNIPAYIKAVREDDIEAGLKFLYETNPLPGVCGRICTRRCEDVCALAHRGEAISIRWLKRYLTDCVESEKYREILSSEIVANDKKIAIIGAGAGGLSAAYYLRLMGYEVEIFEQNHAAGGMLRYGIPEYRLPYDKLDKDIDFILSLGVKIHLNTCIGRDITFDGLYSAFDSVFISTGLFEPYRIGIKGDDHVAVISGLKLLSDVTNSIPVELGKKVIVVGGGNVAMDAARTAKRLGADVTVLYRRREIDMPADREEIAEAFEEGINFVFQAVPLEIEDLSTGGIRFVYCMAKMVDHGDGKRPHPIPIEGSRETLDADTVTSAIGQGMNFQWMDGEAKANISFGKWNIEADRWGQTSDHKIFIGGDMFNRTADAVTAIADGNRSARAIDKFLSP